TGTGCAGTAATGGGCACATGTGTATcgtgttttcccctttgccGTAACTGGTGACTCTGCTACTGCTAGTATGCGCCGAGTCCGTTGATCTGTTTGCTCTCTCGCCCGGTGTCTGTAGggccaattttttttttgaaaacacAGTGACTGTGGGGGCTAGTGCTTCAATTCGCATGAATTAGCCGGTTCATCTGTTGTCTCTTGTGCTACGTTTTCTGCTCCAGTGTGTGTCCTTGTTTGGTCTTTTTACTTGCCCTATGCTTGCTGTTATATACATCGCAATCGACAAGGAGTGCAAACCACCTACTGACCCgttgttttcactttttaaCCGTTTCTCGCCTTTTCTGCAGCGAAGTGCCACCTGATCTTACGGTGCGCGTGCACTGTCACCCGGTCAACGTGTTCCGGTGAAACGTGAGCTAAGTTCAATCGGTCGGGGAGGTCGACGTCGTAAAAGCtctggaaggaaagaaaattaatCAATTCGGATTCGTTCCGATACCCTCTTTTGTAGTTAACTAGTGAGTAGGTTGTATCGTCATCGCATGGCTACCCTTCGGTTTCATTGAATGCTGACTGCACTGCATGTAACACTTCCACGTGGACAAGCACGCCACGACCAGAGATGCCCCAACAGGTGCATTGTGGCGAATGAAAACACAGGTGAGGTTTCCCTCATCCCAGTCGTGCACCCGTCAGAGCGGGAACCCCTTTCCAGAGGCCCTGTGGACGACACCGACGACGAGGGGGATGAGGTGCAGTTTTGTTTCGGCCACATTTCCATCAGCCCCCACCACAGTAGCATTTTCGCTAAGCAGCTGGCTCCACTCCTCCAGGAATTGTGGCGCTGTTTCCTCTGTTACCGGTGGGGGTGTGCAAACTCGGCAGCGAAGGAAGAAGATATCCGTAAGAGCCACTCAGGATGCCCCCGTAGCAGTAACCCCGCGTGAGTttcagaaaaaggaagaccGTGGTGCAGGGTTTGTTCAAACGAGCTCTACTCTTTGACACGCTCTGTGTTCGTCTACGGAAGTCAGTCGACTACGGATCGCCGAAGTCTGTTCATTCATCTAGCAAAGGCTACCGGACAAACCTTAGTGCAGTACGTTGATTTTGCCTCCCCTTTCTGTTGTGGTGATCGCTGTAGTGTTTCATTCTCGTTAGTTGATTTGCACCATCGATGGGGTGTGCGGGATGTGCTGAATATCGACGATGTAAGGCAGGGGTATAGCGGCCCTCATCGCACGAGGCAGAGCCAAACGCAAGGAAGGTTGTGGGTACCGCCGAAGCGCGAGGGACTTAGTAACGGAGAAAACGTTTCGCAGCGCATACTTTGCGCTATTAAGCAGGCTGAGGCTCCACGGTCATTGTGCACCTTTGCGGAAAGGGAGGACCATACGTTACGAAGCACACTTGTGCttactttctttatttccagGCACTCACATGGCGCGGTTGAATTAACCGCGGATGGAGCTACACTCTGGGGACATAAGCACTGCCATCGGGAGAGGCGCAGAGAAGGTTCTGTAGAGGAAGCACGGATCAACATCATCCTTCTCCCAGACAGTGTAGCGGCAGCTCGCGGTAGGCGTGATGCTGAAGAATCTCGTTCACTGGCACGGGTCCTCCAAGCATGTGGAGGTTGGCGTAAAAaggtggaggagggggaagatcCTGCAAGCGCTGGGGCGGTACATGGCCGGGAACCAGGTCGTGTTGGGTCGGTATCCGCTGATCGGTTTGGTGGTGAGGTACAGCGCCCGCACTCAGAGGTGACCTCGGTGTCGTTGTGTGCTTCGCCGCTACTAAGTCATCTTTTCTATACCACTGCACATTACATTTGTCACGTGGGAAAGGGTCTCTATTCTTCGGACCTCCACAACCCAGAGGCGAAGAGGGTGGGGACGGGCAATTGTGCTGGGTGCATCGGCGGTGCCGAACGGCACTCACCAGGGGTATCTTCCCATTGTAGTAGTTGTAACTCGTCATTATTTGGGTCATGTGGCTCCAGCATTGCCGTTGACTGCGTTGACGCAAGTCTTGGGAAAAGCATTGTTGTGTGCTGTGTCAATTCGGGACTGGATCACCGCCCCCAAGTGCGTCAAGCtcttttcttcgttcatCGTGCGACAGCCGGTGGAAAGTCTCAGGGCGCCACTCCCTGCGAAAGAAAGAGCTTTGAGAATTCTGGATCAATCAGTGAAGTCAGACAATatttccagaaaaaaaaggtggaacgGGAAAAcgttttttcttgtgaacACGGCATGCGGCAAAGTCCGGAAAGACGGTCCGCTCCGATCCCTCAGCCTAATGATACCACGAAACCTGTGTGCAGAGAGTTAGGAGAGCGTCCTACCGATTTCGCCCCGTCCCCCGGTGATGCGGGCGCTTCCAGTGATAGGATCTGCAGCAAGAGCAAACATTGCTGTGAGAATCACGTGGAGCTGGGTTCCCCCAGTAGTGAGCCTCCGCAGACAACCCACACCGCAACGGGAATGCATCGTCTCCACAAGCGCACAGTCTTTGGAGGGTATGATGGGTATCAAACATATAACTTTCCCCATGTAAACCATGACCAAAGTGATAAGGACTGTTCTTCGCATGGATTCTTATTCGACGTAGACAAGAACATGAGTGCACACTCGAGAGTTGTGGAAGAAGCTGCATCAAAGGGAAACCAGCTCTCAGGTCTGAGCCGAGGGTGTACTCGGTTCTGCACGCCGGGCAACGCACACAGTCCCCTTACACCACACGCGAGACATATGCCCGGTGAATCCTCGACGTATAATTGCAGTGCAGCTCGCGCCGCGTTGCTTGAGGAAGGACAtacggaagaggaggaagaaaaaaaacgtcccTGCGGTAACGTTGCTCAACTGCCGCGCTCGCAAGTGAGTGCCAGCGAGGGGCTGAACATCTCCGGTGGGCTGGTGGGGTGGGCGAAGGGATCTCACGAACACTGCAAGGGACCCGCGAGTGCAATGAAAAGGACCGACGAGTTGGCACACGCATATTGGGACCTCATTGAAGCGGAGGTGGAAACCCATGATTCGATAGATCATTACGTTAGACACCATGTGGTCGCACCACCACGcacctcctcttcacctGAACCGCAACGGGAAGTGCCCTTATGGAAGGAAGGACGCGTGGAAGAAGACAGGAAGTCGCTCGGTATGCCAGagaagctgctgctgcgaaaaaaaaatgttgatAAGTCGACGACAACAGCCGCCACATCGACAGAACAGCGTGTTGAGAAAATTATCAATAAAATGGAGGTGCAACTTCTTCTTTTAGGGTACCGGCTCTTCCTTTCTGGATTATCAGAAGATGCAGATCCCGTATATGTTGCGGAAAGCCGTGATCTGACACGTGACGAGGGAAGTGCCCACGCCAGCAACCACACGGGCGTCCACCTTCCAAAACACCTTTTTGACACGCTAGCATCCAACCCAGCGCAGCAACCGGGAACCCTTGGCAAATCTGAGAGCTATCGTGTGGCTGGAAAGACCACATTTGAACAAAGCCTTTGTTGGAAGTGTCTTGCACATCGACACACTCGAAAAGACGATGCGTATAGAAGGTTTCTGGATGTGCTTCAGGCATTGTGCGGGCGTATCACCCCTGAAGGGTGGCTTGACCGTACATCTCCATTCGCGGAGGAAGAGCAGGAGGAGCGGATGGGTACTGGAGAACTATCAAGGAACTTGCCCTTCTCTGTTTCGTCTATGGAGCAGCGTGAATCATCGTTATTACTGCAGGCTAGCAAGCTTACAACGGCGCTGCATCAACGGCGGACCCACAAGCAGCAAGTGATACATGATGATGCATGTATGCAAATAGCAGAGTTGCAGGAGGAACTGAGGAGAGAACGAGAGCAGCGCCGAAAGCTGCAGGAAGAGCTCGCAGAACTTCGTTTTCGGACAAGCAAATATAAGGCCAAGCTCTCTTTCATTGACAGTACATTGAAGCCAATGGTCACCAATGGAATCAAGGAACTGGAGGCAATGATCAGTGAGCGAAAGAGGATGCGGAGGTCTTCACGGGAGGGAGGGCGGAGTGGTGACGGGATAGAACCGTAAAGCATCCACCTTTTTCCCTTGTAgtttgtttgtatatattttgtcTTGCGTGAGCCACACTCTATCATGTATTTCGGGAATTTCCCCAACCTTCACCTTTGATGTTGTACTGTAGTTGGCTGATCAGGAATACCTTTGCTTACCCTTACTTGGATGAATAATgacctgttttcttttctgtcgtTGAAGTGACGCCATGTTTTCATTCCCCCTTCCTACACTCCCGATATCAGCTTGTGGGGGTGGGagtgttgtttatttgtacttgtttgtttgctggTTTCACAGCTCTTCTAAACCAGTATCACCCTTTAAAAGCGGCACGTGAGCATCCCTCTGGTTTTGTACGTTGGCAATGCAAAGGTGATTGGAAAAGAATGTCAGTACACCGTGGGCTCCGTTCCTTCTTCCGTACGCATGCAAAAGGTAAGTATGTGCATGTGCGTGTGGCTGTGTGCGCATGTGGGTTCTTCATTGACGCCTCTTCTCGGCCAAACCGTGGGGATACTTATCAGCGGCTACATACCATCAAATTACATCTTCTTCTAATGTACCCTCACGTTCAGCCCcagccgctttttttttctgattttCCAAGCTGTCTACAGCACGCCCATTGATACGCGGGTGTAGACATCAGGGTTAAAACGTTAGCGCGCGTGCGTACACGCAACTATATTTTTGGTGTGCACCTTCGCATTcatatatacgtataaatatatataagtacGTGGCACGCCGCATCTCAGATTTAACGATCTACGTCAGCAGGATACGTTTGAAACATCACATACCACCTGCGGAGGGACGGTAACTCGCAAGTGTGTGTGAGATGAATGGAAGGTATGCTCGGCAGTCGGGGTGTTTTCGTGGTAAACGTCCACGTGAAATCACAACGCAGAAGCTTTTCAACCGTGCCATCGAGCATTTTCAGTCGATTTATAATGACTCTGTGGAACGCCACGAACGCGAGACCTTCGCTTCCCGTGCAGTATTTGAAAAGCAATGTGGTGTGGACCGCGAGCACTTTAACAGGGCGCATGGAAGTTTGGCGAAACATGGCAAGGGGAAAGACTTCGCACTCGTTTTAGAGCAGTTTGAAAACGAGGAAGCGAAATTGCAGAGGGAGCACGAAGAAGAACTTCAGCGGGTGTATCCCCTTGCCTTTTTGGAGCTTGACACAGCCGCTGTCCTTTCCCTGACACTGATTCCTAGGCTAAAGAGCAAACTCGACTTACTGGAGAGGCAGCTCACTCAGCGGCGCAAATTCACCAATCAACATCAAGGCGATGCCGCGGCGAGAGGAAGTCACTCTCGAGATGTTGACCCTCCTGTGGACGCAAAGGAGTCGGACGACAAAAACGGTGCGGATGGCGTCCCGTCTGAAGTGAATGATGCGAAGATTGGAATCGAAAAGGATGATGTCGGAACCTTGTGTGTTGGAAGAGGCGCGTACATTACGGGTGATGAGCCCAATGAAGTGGAAGAGTCAGATTCTAGCGCGTTGGTTCAGGTTTTAGATACTAGCGTTGAAGATGGGAAGGTAGGCACTGGTACTGGAGGGGGGTTTCGTAATCATGTGCACCGATTGGTCTCAAGAGGATTGGGTAACATTTTGTCCATCCCAACAGACGTCATGCGAGCTGGCGCTGCCGATTTTGCCCGTATTGGCTTACTCCTCAACACTGAGAGCCGCAGGGAACGGCGcaatgaaaggaggaaatttcTTCGCAGCCACATGGAAGTTTGTGGTCCCGAGGGGAAGACCATCGGGAAATGGGAGCTGAAGCGCCTCCTccaggaaggaaaagaagataaattGAAACAGGAAGAAATATTTGCAGCGCTGGAGGCGGCGAAAACTATGCCGGAATTTACCGGGAGTGATATGAATGCCAATATAGTTGAAAGCATGGAGAACGATGGGGCTCCACGTAAAACTGCTGGTGCATCAACTGCATCACGCGAAACAGGGGACACAACCGCGTCGGAAACGGTTGTAAAGCGCCATACCAAAATCGTCTTTCGGGGAAACGGTTCGCGACGGGACGATGGTGTTCCATTTACCAGAAAGGACTTTGAATGGACTAGTCTGGGCCTTGACGACGAGAGTATAGGCGAGGGCTCTCGTATGGAGAAGTTGGCGGAGTCGTACATGTGGCCGAAGCGAACTGAGGACCGTATTCCTCACATTTTGTGTGGTGAGGTCATACCCACGTATTTTCGTGTGAGGCAGTATCAATTAGACACTTCTTCACCCACCACCGCGACCGTGCAAATGAGTGCCACCGGAGAGGACGGCTGTCCCTCTACTCTGTTGGATGATTTCGCAGAGGCGACTCAACTTGATCCAGTGCGAGAAGGGATGTCTAATGGAGAGAAAGGAGTAGTTACAAAAAAGTCCCCGTTAGTGTTTCGAATTCCGTTTCGCGCGAAAAGTGTTTGGCTGAAGGTAGACACCTTGGGAGATTTTATTGCCAGCCAGGTGAAGTTCTTCGGGGCCGCAACTTCTCGTGAAATATAGATTTTTGATCCCCATAGGTATTTGTTATACTTTCTactccctcctccctttccagTGCATTCCTTGCTTATTCCTGGACTCATTTCGTCTTTGAGCCTTTGTCTCATATCGTGTAATACATTTTGAAGTAACTTCCACCGCGTGAAAGAGGCGAGGAGGATATGGGGCGCAGCAAacaggaggggaaagggggggggaatgacAGCAGTAAAAGTGTCTTGATATACAAATTTGCATAGATGCCCCTCCCATTGTGTGGAGCGGTGCGGCATACACGCACAAGTAGTCACGGGTCATCCTGAGTACTGGAGTTCTTGCACCACAGGCACTTAATGTGATCTCTCCCCTCTACTTCCTCCCTGCGCAACTCCCACTGTAAGCATCTTCtaggaaagaacaaaaagtagATAGGGGCACTTTTCTGACTTTCTTTGGAAATCTTGTTTTAGCTGTGGTAGTTCTCCTGCGGTCCTTGTGTCGTCTGTCTATTACCGGTATTATTTTTACGATTTTAGGTCTATTTTTTGGCTCTCCACTGCGGGTTGCGGGGGCTTAAAGCGAGGTCGACAAACCTTTAGATAGGTAGACAAGGGAGTGATAATTACCACAATAGACATGGCGGGCACCACCGCTATAGTAAAGGACTCGGCAATGTCTCGAGAATTGCAGCAAGACTGCATTGACTGTGCCGCGCATGCACTACACGTCATGGGGCTGAATGAGCAGACCGCGATGGCACAGTTCATCACGCGCGAACTCAATAGCAAATACGGATCACGTTTCCACTGTGTTGTAGGACGCTCCTTCGGTTCATATGTTGGTCATGACAGCCAGTACTTCATCTACTTCCTGATCGGTGATTGTGCGTTTCTGATCTGGCGCACCGTAGATACCTTCGAAGAGCGTGTGTTTTATGCAGCGGTGGACGACATAGCCGTCGGAAACAAATATTATAGTTGCGAAAAAAACACCTGTGTTGATGAGAAGCTGGGACAAACGTCAATGTAAAAAACTTCCAAGGTACAGCAACCACCAGCGTAACACCCCTACAAATGAAATCGGTCGGTTGTGCAAtgtcatttgtttgttctctTGCCCTTGCATTCACGGAGCTACTTATATGATGCACTAGATCCCTGCTTGGCACTTGCTATTCAACTCCTCCCCTAGAAAAGACACCTGGTCGTGAACGTGTCAACATAATCCCCATCATCACAATGAATTCACTTGTTTGACATATTCAAGTCCAAAGGAAGTGGGTGAAATAGACGGAGGGTTTGAATTCTTCTATCAATCAAACGACTATGTATGGTGTTGAGTGTTTTCGGCCACTTGGCCTCGCCGCCTTTATGTTGGCAGTCCTTTCGGTCGTGCGGGTCGCAACATCAGAAGATGACCCAAACAAACTGACGCCGCAGGAGCGCATAGATAGATACCGCAAACGAGTTGCGCGGTCGTTCCTCCTTAAGATGGCTGAAGAACCCGGTGCCATGACGCTCCCCTCAGGCGTCGTTGTTCACGTGCTCAACCGCGGCGGTGGTGGACGGTCGGCTGCTGTTGATGATGAATGCACCGTTCACTACACAGGAACACTGAAGGATGGAACTGTGTTTGACAGCTCACGAGATCGCGGACACCCCTTCAAACTTAAGCTGGGTCAAGTGATTGTTGGTTGGCAGGAGGTCCTCCAACTGATGCGACCCGGCGACCGCTGGAAAGTTTTCATCCCACCTGAACACGGTTACGGTGCGAGAGGTGCAGGCCCAAAGATCCCACCCCACTCCGCACTGGTGTTTGACATGGAGTTGATTTCCATTGAAGGCGGCGGCAACGGTCGCACTGAaaaggaggtggaggaagttCTCAAGGGTTATGCGGGGAAGGGAGACTTGTAATTGGTTGATTATTgagaggaagggggaaggtaAAAGAATTTGCCGTGTATGATACTGTGCGGGGGTGCATAAACGCGCTTGCTGGTAGTGTTCACCGGGGGATCAGAGTTGTTGTTAGGGAGTTAATGTGTGTTAATAGTGTTTGTTCCCGTTGGAACAATTTTCACATATGTATGGGGGAAAGGGAGCAAAATCAAGGCGGCACCGCCCGGAAGGCATCATCTCTACTGCTGTTTTTTGCATATCAATCGTGTTTGCCACCCTCCTACTCCTGTAAAGTAGGGGGTTGTATTCTACCGATGTTAAAGCAGAGACAACGACAGAAAATGGCAAGGGCAATAACAACCAAAACAACCGTGATCATCCAAGTTGCAGGTACCAATAATGGAGACGATACCAAGTGCCTATCTTATCTCTTGTCACCGAATGAAAAAGTTTctaaggagagaaaaaagtgcGTCATACTATTTACGAATCATTccatcacttttttgtttgtgcgcTTACTTTCAGCATCCTTCCCCTCtcactgcttttttttttttggacgGGTTGTTTGTAAGGGTGTAGGTTGCAATGAACAATAGCAATAATTCCTCCGTAGGAAGCATCGGCGCTCCACCGCGGCAGAGACACAAGTTTGGCACCTGCACAGCTGAAGGTATCGCAGCACCCGTAGCGGCGGGGGGGATAATAACACGTGGAGGGAATTTTCAGAAGCCAACTCCCTCAAGTGACGACTCCGCGGCCTCAACAGAAGATTTATCTCTGCTCTTGTGGTGTAGCGTCGGGGTTTTCTTGTTGCTGTACGTGATCAGTGGGCGGTTTCACAACCTCTATATAACTCCGGAGGATAATGATAAGGCGGAACAAAATTTCCTCCAATATTTGTCTGAGCGTTGGTCTCGCGAAGGTGATGCAATCATCACAAAGGCGTCAAATGATGCCAGTTTTACGCAGCACGGTGATGGACGTATTTATTTCCGCGTAATGAATCAAACCTTTCCTATTAAGGAGTCCACGCCGCCACGCGTTGTGTCAAAAGTATCTTTTCCGGAAGTAAGCAGTGACAACCGGTGGCGCGGTGATTTGAAAAATGCCACAAGTGAGGCAGCCATGGAGTGGCGTAACCTGACTCAGACAATGCAATGCGCTGGAACCGATGGGCCACTCATTTTTCACCTTGTCGCATTTCTTTCGAGTGGCGTGCGCTTTGTGAGTACATATGTTCCACCAGGGAAGCCTGAGATACGATCAGTGGGGGCCCACATTCCATGTCTGAATGCCATTCTGCCATTGATGTGCAAAGGTGACAAATGGGAAATTATCTGCCCTCCTGAGATGGCATTCGGATCCCACGGATTTCAGGAGGTGCCCCCATCTGCGACAACAATCTGGCAGGTTCTCATGTTGGATGTGACTAAAAGCGGGCCACGCACGCGGGCACACGTGCAAAAGCTCCTCGCGGCAGCGACACGACGTCATTCCGGCGAGCTGCCGATTACTCGAAGGGAATTGTACGAAAGGGCAATGCGAGCCCGTGGGAAGCTGTTGGGTAACGGTGAAGGCACACTGTAAGGGTTGGCATTATGATGTGTGCAAATACGCATCGCGGGGAGGGGCGCCACCTTGTGGTGGCGTGtagtgaagagaaaagaaatacaaatgGGAGGAGAGAAACGAAATAGTCCATGCAATATataagaaaagaatattTACGGGGGTGGATACCTTGTTGTGAAGCCCCATGTGCATTGATGCCCGCGTGTCTGTTGTACAGCACCGCTATTGGCTCGGCTGTAGTGGTCACTATTGTTTGGCTCTGTTTTTACTTCCCATCAACATCCCTGTGGCAACTACAGAGAGGGGAGGGAGTAGGGCGTTTTAGTGAATTCAtagttctcttttttaatacatatatatatatatatatatatatatatatgtgtgtgtgtgtgtgtgtgtgtgtgtgtgtatttgttggTTTTCTTCCCGCTTCCACAATGACACGAGTAtattttggtggtggtggtggtgtttttaACCCCCTGTGGGGGAGCTCTGAAAAGAAGTTAAAGAACCTCTTTCCGACgagtgaaaggaaaaaggaaacaagggTCAACAGTACTCCTTTGATCTGGGAGTGAAGGGAAATTCACCGACCTTgagctgttttttttgttttactattttgtttatttgtttccattCAGTTGTTTTCGTTATCATTATTGCTGTCACATCGTTGTTCATAACCAGTGTTTCAATGTCTTACTTCCTCATCCGATCCCAAAGTTGGTTTAGGAATGCtccgaacaaaaaaaaaaaagattgtgtgtgtgtgtgtatagaCAAGACCATAGTTaccgcctttttttttgcgcctTCACTGCGCGTAATATCCATTGTGTGTTGGTTTATTAGTTGATTCACTGATGCAGATCATTATTTGGTGTTAGTGTCCTTTCTATCGAATATTTTACTCACTTCCCATTCCGTTGAATGGTGGTGATATTTCAGAACGATAGAGCACAAATGTCTGTGTTTCCTCGCTTATTTGTGCCATTCCGCAACACGCCAGtctcctctcttctctctttccttatgTGAACATGTAAAAACATAAATTTTACCCGTAGTTGGCACTCCGTACCCCGTAAATATAGCATTTGACTGTGGTTAGGAAATCCACATAACGTATAGCACATATACTTATATTgttgttcatatatatatatatatatttatttatctgtTTATTCACATCCCCGCCGCGAGTAATAGTTTTTCTGTGCCTGTGTTTTatagaggaaggaaaaaaacaagtcaaTCCATCGACGAACGACAGCAAAAACTAAaacatttaaaagaaaaaagagcaaagtggagggggaaagtagcaacaaaaagaacagtGTTAAAGAGAggtatatatttattcactATTTCACCTATAcgttgaaggaggaagaaagagagaaaatcgAACCAAAAACGAGGTGAACGAAAGGGTGGCCGACTCTCtacgaaaaaataaaaaataaaataaatcaacagcaacaacaacaataataaacacACCAgtagacaaaagaaaaaaaaaagataaaactAGATAGGCACTGGAAAGGGGTGAGGTCATCAGGAGTGGGCAGTTCGCAGCCTTCCAGGACCTCCTCCGAGAAATGGACCCCTCGAGAGCGTTGCAGGAGGGTTCTGAGGTCTCTGCACTGAACTCAACGGATAATTTTCAGTTTCCCGCGCAGGCCCTTACGGAATGTACGGAATGCAACGGGGATGTGGCGGCTTCAAGCTTTGCAAGGCTCTCGACGGATGGTGAAGGCGGTAGAGcaagtgaaaaggaaggtgaCTCACCGGATCAGATGGATAATGACAACAGTGAAGGGGGCgaatttgatatttttgaaGACGTGGCCCCCGGCGTCTCGAAATGCTCCGCTCCACAAACCGAGGGCACGTATGCGGACCGAGAACCCCCTCAGCTCTCCAACGCATTGGAGCGGGAAACTTCGCAGGAAATAAACCGCATTGAAAATAAAGTAGTTGCTGTACGCATTGACAGTAGCACAGTTAACACCTCAGACGACTTTATTAGTACCGTATTCGACGACGTTGACAGGTCCCCATCCCCATTCATTGTGTTGGACCATCTGGAGGACGGAGGCTGTCTTACGTATCAGGGGACCGTGGACTCGGCCATGCTTCCGCTAAAAGAGGAGCGGGCGCGAATACTGCAGCGACTCGGGATGTTGCGTGCCACTGAGCAAAGCCGGAGGCAGCAGCTTTGTAGAAAGTATGAGGGAAAGGTAAACAAGCGAATGGTGTCGCTAGCGGTAACCGCAGCTGAACAGATAGATGCGCCGTATGGAAATAGTACGTATCTGACCTCCTCAAGTGTAGTTTCCACTAACCTTGATACCCAACACAATGAAGCGGAAGAACGAGAACAAGAACAAGACCAAGACCAAGACCAAGTTCTCCCCCAGGACAGTAGAAGGGGAGAAACTACTGTAACTCGGGGAGTAATGGCGGGCTGTTCGACAACAGTATCAAAGGAAGTAACAGGTAGCGTCCGGGAGGGAGCCTCCCTCGTGTGCGATCAAGTTGATAATGTAGAGAGTGACGAGGATGAACCTCATTTCACCGAAAGACTAACAATGTTGGACTGCATGACACAGGAGTGCTACAAGGGACTAGTCCAAGAGGGTGAGTTTTTTTCTGGTGAAGCAGAAAGTATGGTTAGCGAAAACAGTGCGGATACCGACTCCAGTGGAGACGGGGTACACAGCCGCGCTGATAACATGACGGTGTGTGACAGTGTCGATTGTAATAAGCTAGACACGGCGCCGTTAGAAGGTTTTTACATACCAGTACCCATGGACAGAACAGGACAAGTGGAATACGTCTTCAATGGAGATGACGCGCAGAGACGGTTGAAGTTTCGTAGAGAGGAATATGAGTTGCAGAGGGCTTTGGGTCGAGTAGAGGGGAAGATAGACGCCCTAACAGCGTGTCGCCTCAGCAAAGGCATTCACTACTGGCAGAGCGACGAT
This region of Trypanosoma brucei gambiense DAL972 chromosome 10, complete sequence genomic DNA includes:
- a CDS encoding dynein light chain, putative, with translation MAGTTAIVKDSAMSRELQQDCIDCAAHALHVMGLNEQTAMAQFITRELNSKYGSRFHCVVGRSFGSYVGHDSQYFIYFLIGDCAFLIWRTVDTFEERVFYAAVDDIAVGNKYYSCEKNTCVDEKLGQTSM
- a CDS encoding FKBP-type peptidyl-prolyl cis-trans isomerase,putative, giving the protein MYGVECFRPLGLAAFMLAVLSVVRVATSEDDPNKLTPQERIDRYRKRVARSFLLKMAEEPGAMTLPSGVVVHVLNRGGGGRSAAVDDECTVHYTGTLKDGTVFDSSRDRGHPFKLKLGQVIVGWQEVLQLMRPGDRWKVFIPPEHGYGARGAGPKIPPHSALVFDMELISIEGGGNGRTEKEVEEVLKGYAGKGDL
- a CDS encoding FKBP-type peptidyl-prolyl cis-trans isomerase,putative, with the translated sequence MNNSNNSSVGSIGAPPRQRHKFGTCTAEGIAAPVAAGGIITRGGNFQKPTPSSDDSAASTEDLSLLLWCSVGVFLLLYVISGRFHNLYITPEDNDKAEQNFLQYLSERWSREGDAIITKASNDASFTQHGDGRIYFRVMNQTFPIKESTPPRVVSKVSFPEVSSDNRWRGDLKNATSEAAMEWRNLTQTMQCAGTDGPLIFHLVAFLSSGVRFVSTYVPPGKPEIRSVGAHIPCLNAILPLMCKGDKWEIICPPEMAFGSHGFQEVPPSATTIWQVLMLDVTKSGPRTRAHVQKLLAAATRRHSGELPITRRELYERAMRARGKLLGNGEGTL
- a CDS encoding zinc finger protein, putative — protein: MDPSRALQEGSEVSALNSTDNFQFPAQALTECTECNGDVAASSFARLSTDGEGGRASEKEGDSPDQMDNDNSEGGEFDIFEDVAPGVSKCSAPQTEGTYADREPPQLSNALERETSQEINRIENKVVAVRIDSSTVNTSDDFISTVFDDVDRSPSPFIVLDHLEDGGCLTYQGTVDSAMLPLKEERARILQRLGMLRATEQSRRQQLCRKYEGKVNKRMVSLAVTAAEQIDAPYGNSTYLTSSSVVSTNLDTQHNEAEEREQEQDQDQDQVLPQDSRRGETTVTRGVMAGCSTTVSKEVTGSVREGASLVCDQVDNVESDEDEPHFTERLTMLDCMTQECYKGLVQEGEFFSGEAESMVSENSADTDSSGDGVHSRADNMTVCDSVDCNKLDTAPLEGFYIPVPMDRTGQVEYVFNGDDAQRRLKFRREEYELQRALGRVEGKIDALTACRLSKGIHYWQSDDSTDSCPRCGKVFSFTVRRHHCRRCGVLLCNDCCSQVGRDMYVQVRTSAVTSSDVGPSHGSSSSQRTTGNATDDAWLFGTCEPTGSENTREKRPGSTPNSLQPNETISDTWQYQGSSSNNNSLPNCICLPNNGRRDYRGRGGLKVRYVPWVRICNACYLVCLRARLGGNYKPILEDNRRRFHVLKEEEQSLLCINSTWEMRWAQLNVLKHVVIERTVHMAHDQVQQAVGVLSDWLQEWRLCLKP